One Vulcanisaeta thermophila DNA segment encodes these proteins:
- the hemL gene encoding glutamate-1-semialdehyde 2,1-aminomutase: MPGDKSRELYNEALRVLVGGVDSPVRAAVKPYPFFVRGGKGPFIFTVDGERLIDYVLGYGPLILGHAPEPVVKRVMEYISNGWLFGAPTEAEVSLARKITSHFPSIRKVRFVNSGGEAVATAIRLARGFTGRRKIIKFEGCYHGAVDYVLVKAGSAAAHFGTPSSAGIPEDVAKLTLVARYNDLESVERILRSEANDVAAIIVEPIMANYGIIPPREGFLKGLRELADKYGVLLILDEVVTGYRVGLGGAQRLYGVKADITTLGKIIGGGFPVGAVGASEEIMDKLSPSGPVFNAGTFNGHPITMIAGLATIEVLETTNAYEIAIEASRKLARGFDDVLGRYGIDHTVNWAPTMLQFFLTKGEVYDHETANKSNAKLYVRIHEELLKRGVFIAPSQFEGVFTSSAHTDDIINETLGAFEDAVRSIALSK; the protein is encoded by the coding sequence ATGCCTGGTGATAAATCCAGGGAGCTCTACAACGAGGCCCTCAGGGTGCTGGTTGGCGGTGTTGATAGCCCGGTCAGGGCAGCCGTGAAGCCATACCCATTCTTCGTGAGGGGAGGCAAGGGCCCATTCATATTCACGGTTGATGGGGAGAGGTTGATAGATTACGTGCTGGGCTACGGACCATTAATACTGGGCCACGCACCGGAGCCCGTGGTTAAGAGGGTGATGGAGTACATAAGCAATGGCTGGCTCTTTGGAGCACCCACAGAGGCCGAGGTGTCACTGGCAAGGAAAATAACCAGTCACTTCCCAAGCATTAGGAAGGTTAGGTTCGTAAACAGCGGTGGCGAGGCCGTGGCCACAGCCATTAGGTTGGCCAGGGGGTTCACGGGGAGGAGGAAGATAATCAAGTTCGAGGGTTGCTACCACGGCGCGGTGGATTACGTACTAGTTAAGGCCGGCAGTGCCGCTGCCCACTTCGGAACCCCATCATCAGCGGGCATCCCTGAGGACGTGGCTAAATTAACCCTGGTGGCCAGGTACAACGACCTAGAGAGCGTGGAGAGGATACTGAGGAGCGAGGCCAATGATGTGGCAGCAATAATAGTGGAACCCATAATGGCAAATTACGGAATAATACCACCCAGGGAAGGCTTCCTAAAGGGCCTGAGGGAACTTGCAGATAAGTACGGCGTACTGCTCATACTCGATGAGGTGGTCACTGGCTACAGGGTGGGCCTTGGAGGGGCCCAGAGGCTCTACGGCGTCAAGGCGGACATAACCACCCTGGGAAAGATCATTGGTGGTGGGTTCCCAGTGGGTGCTGTTGGGGCCAGTGAGGAGATAATGGATAAACTATCACCAAGCGGCCCTGTGTTCAATGCGGGGACATTCAACGGGCACCCAATCACGATGATCGCGGGCCTAGCCACAATAGAGGTTCTCGAGACCACGAACGCCTATGAAATCGCCATCGAGGCCTCTAGGAAGTTGGCCAGGGGCTTTGACGATGTACTGGGTAGGTATGGTATTGACCACACAGTTAACTGGGCACCCACCATGCTTCAATTCTTCCTGACCAAGGGGGAGGTTTACGACCACGAGACAGCGAATAAATCCAACGCCAAGCTCTACGTTAGGATCCACGAGGAACTACTAAAGCGCGGGGTCTTCATTGCGCCGAGTCAGTTTGAGGGCGTATTCACATCATCTGCGCATACGGATGACATTATCAACGAAACACTGGGTGCGTTTGAGGATGCTGTGAGGAGCATCGCATTAAGTAAGTAG
- a CDS encoding nucleoside-diphosphate kinase: MVERTLVIIKPDAVRRGLIGEIISRFERVGLRIVAMKMIRLSKEEAAKFYPSSEEWLRSVGNKSLKSYAELGKDPKADLGTDDPVEIGKIIRGWLADYLSMGPIVVMVLEGNRAVEVVRKIVGATTPYSSPPGTIRGDYSVDSPELANLEKRALFNLVHASDSPREAEREIRFFFRDDEFVTY; the protein is encoded by the coding sequence ATGGTGGAGAGGACTTTGGTCATAATAAAGCCGGATGCGGTTAGGAGGGGCTTAATTGGTGAGATAATTAGTAGGTTTGAGAGGGTTGGGCTTCGCATAGTGGCCATGAAGATGATAAGGCTATCCAAGGAGGAGGCCGCGAAGTTCTACCCAAGCAGTGAGGAGTGGCTTAGGTCAGTGGGCAACAAGTCACTTAAGTCCTACGCGGAGTTGGGTAAGGATCCAAAGGCCGACCTGGGCACCGACGACCCCGTGGAGATTGGTAAGATAATACGTGGGTGGCTCGCGGATTACCTATCCATGGGGCCCATAGTGGTCATGGTCCTCGAGGGTAATAGGGCTGTGGAGGTGGTTAGGAAGATCGTGGGCGCCACCACACCCTACTCCTCACCGCCTGGTACAATACGTGGTGATTACTCCGTGGACAGCCCCGAGTTAGCTAATCTCGAGAAGAGGGCCCTGTTTAATCTTGTCCATGCGAGTGATAGCCCCAGGGAGGCTGAGAGGGAGATTAGGTTCTTCTTTAGGGATGACGAGTTCGTAACTTATTAA
- a CDS encoding glucose 1-dehydrogenase, with amino-acid sequence MKAVTVIPLTRDSLALRDMPKPSPGRGQVLLRPVEVGVCGTDKDIIEGRYGAPPPGEEYLILGHEALAEVAELGQGVDNVGVGDLVVPTVRRPLTCTLPINELDYCPRGTYAEHGIWYLHGFAAEYAVSDARFLVRVPKEIRDVAVLTEPLSIVEKGVDLALRLGKARFTSWSPRRVLIMGAGPIGMLALMVMRLRGFTDIVITATRPYDSLKAKLARDLGAKYVNVNMDQVEGEFDIVIEATGSTAAAYEAIKHLGPDGVAVLLGIYLDGKNVNLAPLLDDWRRNKLIIGATNASIDAFRAGVEDLVKAKFEFNGWVRRLITKEVTLDEYEYAYSWGHDDIKSVIQITPL; translated from the coding sequence ATGAAGGCGGTCACGGTAATACCACTAACAAGGGACTCACTGGCGCTAAGGGACATGCCAAAACCAAGTCCTGGTAGGGGTCAGGTGCTTCTTAGGCCTGTTGAGGTTGGTGTTTGCGGTACGGATAAGGACATAATAGAGGGAAGGTACGGCGCACCACCGCCAGGCGAGGAATACTTAATTCTTGGTCATGAGGCCCTAGCCGAAGTAGCCGAACTAGGCCAGGGCGTAGACAACGTGGGCGTCGGAGACCTCGTAGTACCCACAGTAAGGAGACCACTAACGTGCACACTACCAATAAACGAACTGGACTACTGCCCAAGGGGAACATACGCTGAGCATGGTATATGGTACCTCCACGGGTTCGCGGCGGAGTATGCCGTGAGTGATGCCAGGTTCCTCGTGAGGGTTCCCAAGGAGATACGAGACGTTGCCGTCCTAACGGAACCACTGAGCATCGTTGAGAAGGGTGTGGACTTGGCATTAAGGCTTGGTAAGGCCAGGTTCACATCCTGGAGCCCCAGGAGGGTTTTGATAATGGGTGCCGGCCCCATTGGCATGTTGGCACTGATGGTAATGAGGCTCAGGGGCTTCACGGACATCGTAATAACAGCAACAAGGCCATACGATAGCCTGAAGGCTAAGTTGGCCAGGGATTTAGGGGCTAAGTACGTGAATGTGAACATGGACCAGGTAGAGGGTGAGTTTGACATAGTGATAGAGGCCACGGGATCCACAGCCGCGGCTTATGAGGCAATAAAGCACCTGGGCCCCGATGGTGTTGCCGTGCTCCTGGGAATATACCTCGACGGTAAGAACGTGAACCTGGCACCCCTACTTGATGATTGGAGACGTAACAAGTTAATAATCGGGGCCACAAACGCCAGTATAGACGCCTTCAGGGCTGGTGTTGAGGATTTGGTTAAGGCTAAGTTTGAGTTTAATGGCTGGGTTAGGAGGTTAATAACCAAGGAGGTTACGCTGGATGAGTATGAGTACGCATATTCCTGGGGTCACGATGATATTAAATCCGTAATTCAAATAACACCCCTTTAA
- a CDS encoding cyclase family protein, with amino-acid sequence MSQLLRDLMSGLKSGRYVMVDLTHEMYNGMPIYPGDPPFNHEYVKLGSNYGETTLSRVSLGLHTGTHVDLPRHFVPSGATAERLGLDGFVVYGSVLDLSYKRFGEPITAEDLRRFEDKIRVGEAVMLYTGFSRAWGTEEFLYNWPYLDRSGADYLVERGVRVVGTEALSIAGFAGKEGYPYPARVSRDDVVYVHYKLLSNGVYILEGVTNLDLALTLCRGGEGLFLFMPLKIRGAEGSPVRLVMICEKA; translated from the coding sequence ATGTCCCAGTTATTGAGGGATTTAATGAGTGGATTAAAGAGTGGGAGGTACGTGATGGTTGATTTAACACACGAAATGTACAATGGAATGCCCATATACCCAGGGGATCCCCCATTCAATCACGAGTACGTGAAACTGGGCAGTAATTACGGAGAGACCACATTATCCAGGGTGTCCCTGGGCCTCCACACTGGAACCCACGTGGATCTACCAAGGCACTTCGTACCCAGCGGCGCCACGGCTGAGAGGCTGGGTCTGGATGGCTTCGTGGTTTACGGCTCAGTACTGGACCTTAGTTATAAGAGGTTTGGGGAGCCCATAACGGCCGAGGACTTGAGGAGGTTTGAAGATAAGATTAGGGTTGGTGAGGCCGTGATGCTGTACACAGGGTTCTCCAGGGCGTGGGGCACCGAGGAATTCCTCTACAACTGGCCCTACCTGGATCGATCAGGGGCTGATTACCTGGTGGAGAGGGGCGTTAGGGTCGTGGGTACCGAGGCGCTCAGCATAGCGGGTTTTGCTGGTAAGGAGGGTTATCCATACCCAGCCAGGGTTAGTAGGGATGATGTGGTTTATGTACATTATAAATTACTGTCAAACGGTGTCTACATACTGGAGGGTGTGACGAACCTTGACCTGGCATTAACCCTATGCAGGGGTGGGGAAGGGCTCTTCCTCTTCATGCCTCTTAAGATAAGGGGTGCTGAGGGTTCGCCTGTGAGGTTGGTTATGATTTGTGAGAAGGCCTAA
- a CDS encoding NUDIX hydrolase — MDPEGLRRLLKQGEPRPTDCTSQWAAVAVILSPNMDSVLIGKRTINPNDPWSGDAAFPGGRFKPGVDRNLIDTAIREAREEVGIDLRRLGEALGFMDYISPSNAPTIKVLPVVFRLLDGAVSLSINPRELSKALWIRFVEIPRYVRNNVVIRGIPRPAIVIDDVTIWGMTYRILRRLLRLLMNMELPRDPRDSD; from the coding sequence ATGGATCCAGAAGGCCTAAGGAGGTTATTAAAGCAGGGGGAGCCAAGGCCCACGGATTGCACTAGTCAATGGGCCGCCGTAGCCGTGATACTGAGCCCAAACATGGACTCGGTGCTAATTGGTAAAAGGACGATCAACCCTAACGACCCATGGTCAGGGGATGCCGCGTTCCCAGGGGGTAGGTTCAAGCCTGGTGTTGATCGAAACCTCATTGATACGGCCATTAGGGAGGCCAGGGAGGAGGTGGGTATTGACCTTAGGAGGTTAGGCGAGGCCCTGGGCTTCATGGACTACATATCACCAAGTAATGCACCCACCATTAAGGTGCTACCTGTGGTGTTCAGGCTATTGGATGGAGCTGTCTCCCTTAGCATAAATCCCAGGGAGCTTTCTAAGGCCCTGTGGATAAGGTTCGTGGAGATACCGAGGTATGTTAGGAATAATGTGGTTATAAGGGGTATACCAAGGCCTGCCATTGTGATTGATGATGTAACCATATGGGGCATGACGTATAGAATACTAAGGAGGCTGCTCAGGCTACTCATGAACATGGAGTTACCAAGGGACCCAAGGGACTCTGATTAG
- a CDS encoding 2-hydroxyacid dehydrogenase, translated as MGGPCIFISRSDLPSIIYAELNKLSIEMRMWKGSGPMWSRQASPPREVWREVFRECTGAIVTLGDVIDAELINEAKNLIAISTYSVGVDHIDVRAATEKGIYVMHTPEVLVDAVADLAMGLLISLARKIVLGDRLIREGRIYDRWGWLLGSEVHGKTLGIIGLGNIGTAVAKRARAFDMNVIYWSRTRKPHVEFALGIQYRPLEALLSESDYVVITIAAAPETRHLINEERLRLMKRGAYLINVARGDIVDTNALIKALRDDWIAGAALDVFEEEPLPATHELTKFDNVVLTPHIGSATTETRNRMAEVTVQNLINFLMGKKPLYLANPEVMNKRPLTPII; from the coding sequence GTGGGTGGGCCCTGCATATTCATAAGTAGGAGTGACTTACCGTCAATAATCTATGCGGAATTGAATAAATTATCCATAGAGATGAGAATGTGGAAGGGGAGTGGCCCCATGTGGAGTAGGCAGGCATCACCACCCAGGGAGGTCTGGCGCGAGGTGTTTAGGGAGTGCACTGGGGCCATCGTGACCCTCGGCGACGTAATAGATGCGGAGCTCATAAACGAGGCGAAGAACCTAATTGCAATAAGCACCTACAGCGTGGGCGTGGACCACATAGACGTCAGGGCAGCCACCGAGAAGGGAATCTACGTAATGCACACACCCGAGGTTTTGGTGGATGCTGTGGCTGACCTGGCCATGGGCTTACTAATATCCCTAGCCAGGAAGATAGTGCTTGGTGACAGGTTAATCAGGGAGGGTAGGATTTACGACCGTTGGGGATGGCTACTGGGGTCTGAGGTCCATGGTAAGACCCTGGGAATCATTGGGCTGGGCAACATAGGCACTGCGGTTGCGAAGAGGGCCAGGGCCTTCGATATGAATGTAATCTACTGGTCAAGGACGAGGAAACCTCATGTGGAGTTTGCCCTGGGAATTCAATACAGGCCCCTTGAGGCGCTGCTCTCTGAGTCTGACTACGTCGTGATTACGATAGCCGCAGCACCGGAGACAAGGCACTTAATTAATGAGGAGAGACTGAGGCTCATGAAGCGCGGGGCCTACTTAATAAACGTGGCCAGAGGCGATATTGTGGACACCAACGCACTAATCAAGGCATTAAGGGATGACTGGATAGCCGGGGCCGCCCTAGACGTGTTCGAGGAGGAACCCTTACCGGCAACCCACGAATTGACCAAGTTCGATAATGTGGTACTCACACCACACATAGGCTCCGCTACCACGGAGACTAGGAATAGAATGGCAGAGGTCACGGTTCAAAACCTGATAAACTTCCTCATGGGCAAGAAACCACTGTACCTCGCAAACCCAGAAGTCATGAACAAGAGGCCACTCACACCGATCATATAA
- a CDS encoding DUF504 domain-containing protein — MVTIREVLNKLKWTNQLGNYVVVYISRGSPNNEEVLDLSRVVNIGRDGFTFIGSGGRETYIPYHRVVEIRRKDGTVVFRRNVPH, encoded by the coding sequence ATGGTAACAATTAGGGAGGTATTGAACAAGCTCAAGTGGACTAACCAGTTGGGTAATTACGTGGTTGTTTACATTTCCAGGGGCTCGCCAAATAATGAGGAGGTTTTGGATTTATCGAGGGTCGTCAACATAGGTAGGGACGGGTTCACCTTCATTGGTAGCGGTGGTAGGGAGACATACATACCGTACCACAGGGTTGTGGAGATCAGGAGGAAGGATGGGACGGTGGTATTTCGCCGTAACGTACCACATTAA